One genomic segment of Sminthopsis crassicaudata isolate SCR6 chromosome 2, ASM4859323v1, whole genome shotgun sequence includes these proteins:
- the FAAP24 gene encoding Fanconi anemia core complex-associated protein 24, giving the protein MEKEATFSSTSLIHVPFGHVVGCEKWRGSQLAQGMHGKIKLVFEEDLTVVDFHLSNRFCILYITEADLVAGNGYKKRIVRLRNASNLQGIIIVEKTQMSEQYFPAVQKFVVLELGMALLPVSSQMEASQLIIQLVHEQTKERNRNPFLRKKNCQLSESSVLQTVQQIPGVGKVTALLLLQEFASIQKLCNTSIQELEQVVGHTLAEKMHIFFTQTR; this is encoded by the exons ATGGAGAAAGAAGCCACATTTTCTAGTACAAGCCTTATACATGTTCCATTTGGACATGTTGTTGGCTGTGAGAAATGGCGAGGGTCTCAGTTAGCCCAAGGAATGCATG ggAAGATTAAGCTCGTCTTTGAGGAAGACCTGACAGTAGTAGATTTTCATCTTTCTAATAGATTCTGTATTCTTTACATTACTGAAGCAGACCTGGTAGCAGGAAATGGGTATAAGAAAAGAATTGTTCGACTTAGAAat GCCAGTAATCTtcaaggaataataatagttgaaAAAACACAGATGAGTGAACAGTACTTTCCAGCAGTACAGAAATTTGTTGTGCTGGAACTTGGAATGGCATTGCTTCCAGTGTCCAGCCAAATGGAAGCATCCCAACTTATTATCCAACTG GTCCACGAACAAACCAAAGAGCGCAATAGGAACCCttttcttagaaagaaaaactGCCAGCTGTCTGAATCATCAGTACTTCAAACAGTACAGCAGATACCAGGAGTTGGGAAAGTGACAGCTCTGCTTCTATTGCAGGAGTTTGCAAGTATCCAAAAATTGTGCAACACATCCATTCAAGAACTTGAGCAAGTTGTTGGACATACTCTAGCAGAAAAAATGCATATATTCTTTACCCAGACAAGATGA